CCTTGATATGGCCAACTCCTAACTTCAACTCTTTATTGCAACTGTcgtttttataatatacttttttttatttcgatttttttgGTTGTTGTTGCTAATGAGATgggaaaaaaatagtaaaaggaatttaatggtatatttttaaaattattaataataattgtattgttatttataggtgattttaaaatggttatGGATATTGTtagttgaaatttatatttctaatacattttattgtaaataaataatcataatGAATTTCGATTAATTATACATAAGGTTTGTATTAGGTAAAAAAATTGTGGAGGCTTCTATATAAGGTATTATATTGCATTTTATGCCATTTACTAAAAGATGAGCAAATTAGtttcaatatattatattaaagagtaaatttatctttttattaaaaattcatcatttcTACGGTTAAATACTAGTGTGGCTAGTAGAATAACTAAATAGTTACACGTAACGTGTCACATGTACCTCTTTTTGacatatagagactaaattttaacagaatggatagaatttttagcaaaattaccAATTTGTTCTTggatataataattaatttactaattttttagtAGAAGAGACAAAATCTAATCTAACtcataatataagaattttaagcttttaactaaatttaaaacctAACTAAGTCAAATCTCTAAATAAGCTTTCTTAGTGTTATTTTTCTTCATCCACCATTACTCCAACCTTATTGTATgagtttgttttctttaatatattatattatttattattaccaTATGAAAAGATTCTCTACAACacaaaaaaggagaaaaagggGGAGAAGAAAGATAAAAGCATGCATGAATATGATGACTATTACGTTACGTAGGGTCAGTCAGACAGCTCATAACCTTTTAGGGACCCAATCTTTTCACCGTGACTGCAGGTAGGACACACTACACTGCTCCTTCtgaatcaatttagtcctttttgtttttaaatttttggattaaataatttcatattttgacgagtttgtatttaaattattttaggttcaattttttaatcgaattaattttaattttgatcattttaaagataaattattttaaatttgactcatttcaaaattcaatcgATTTTAAATATCAATCCGATCGaatgaaaattataatgtttaattttgataCCACATCAATAAACAGTTCCATGATGAACTTTTCATgccatataattatataaaatataatccaattacatgaattattaaaattattctaatgtttaaaacattttacaaTTACACAAATTATTGAAATCTTGTAATGTTTTGTGCAGCACTAGTCACACAAAATGTTATcgaaaattattacaatttatatatattgaagagTTCGCAGTTAATAAATAcaagtaaaaatatatgttggagtaattacaatataaaactaaattaatacaagACAATAAAAACAAGAGACGTACtaggtaaaattaaaaaataaaataaaatttaaatataatatatgtacataataaaattaaaattttatagattataattataaataatgagacccatataaacattaaatctaATGGAAAGTTGGATGTGGGACTCCTTTTAGAATTTTCCTACTtcttaataaaaatactttttgcaagaaaataaaaaggaaagaaagaaaaagccaTGCTTTTACATAAAATGATGAGCTATTTCAGTGGTACAACACAGTGTTTAGCAGAAAAGGGGATGGTCGGTCAGTGGGCACATGAACCAAAAGGGCGAACCCAGCCGCTCCGCTCCGCACCCAATGGATCGGCGCCTGAGGTTCTCGCTACAACTTGCGTGAGTAACGGTCGATTATGTGACCGttggaaaatcaaataaatacatatattcctatttattaaaagtaattcaaaacatttcttaCTGCCATTGCAGTCTGCCACCCAAATTCCCTTTACAGCCTCTAGAAAGATAAATTCACTGCAAGTCTCTTATAAAGtacattattatatttcttgaaatttgaaaCCACTGCCCTCTTTTTCGTTGTTGTCCCTACATAAAATTGGAGagaggaaaaatatttaataatcgGTAAAATCATGAAAATCTTTGTACCATAAATTAAGTTGTgttttaccttatttattttgataaattatttttatagattagattaaagagttaattgattcttgtatattaaaataaggTATGCGTGGTATGTCACGTATAActatctaattattttatcagTCATCAgcttttaatagtagaaataaataaaatttataataaaaattatcaatttactttttgatataatgtataagtactaatttactcatttttaagtaaaaagataaaatataatttaattcataatataatagcCTCCATAATACGTTTACCTTTAATAATCTCACCATGCCAGATGACCCAACCACTCTAAATTTGGGTTACATtgggttcaaattttaaattttttgtactAAACTTGGTGGATTCACAAATAACAGTAAATTCAGTATACCATTATTCACATATTTAGCCATTTGATCAGCAGTCGCATTTTGAGACCTTGGAATATGACGAAatcttatatttcaatttcGTTTGAAAAGACAATTAATTAAACGTAACTCCACCAAATTACTATTGACAGCTCCTCCAGTTAGCAGAGTCTCTACTAGAAGTGCATTATCGCATGAATCCTTTCTCCCTTGCTATGCACAATCCTTCAAGCATGACACACGTTTTAATTCGAAAAATTGTTTCCCTACCAACCATCATTGAAAACTCAAACAACCATCTCGCATCAGCATCTCTTTCAACGtcataattttgtaattttagatgcatataaaaagttttttatggtagaaattaaataaaaaataataatatttaatatttttttgcttttaaaattattttaattttacttaaaaatttaaaatatatttaaaattatccaCTCAAGAATATTCtcacatattatttttattaaaattgataataatttcaagtctttttaaaaaaatatttgttatatatttcctttccttcaaagaaaaaatcattatttcattattctatcatttatttactaatttcaATACCATcattatggaaaaataaattggttttcaagacacaatttttaaatacaatCTAAATCGTTTCATCAAACTTGCAATTAGaaaaatagattataaaaattttaaaatttcatatttgaatttatttttatgatttatgagttaattaagattttatttttgtaattataattataaagtaaaaataaaacattacaaattaattcaaaaaatataattaacaatatgATATGATTGATTAAGAAGGGTAAAAATATGGtcaaaaaacataataatgATAGTAAAGTTCGGGAAGGATCAATTGTTTTCGTGTCCACTTAAATAGCAACATAGAAAGCTTCATTTTAACCCTCACcttatctttttatattgtacaattaaaaatttgaaaaaagaaaaaaggccTAATCCAACTAATTTTTGGCCCCACCACACATAAAACTAATATCCACTCTCCATTTACATCCCTTTTAAATCTAACGGTCAAGATTCAATCATCAACTGCATCCCCACTCTCTATATATTTCCCACTCCCCATCCCTCTCCCCCCTACCCTTCAAAAAATCTGCACAAAGACTCCAAaggggctttttttttttttaaatcttggCTCTGAAAATGGCGTCGGCGAGCACTTGGATGTTGTCGATGAAGGTACTGTTTATTTCTAGTGGTGTATTGAGTATAGCTTTAGGACTTAAATTATCTGTTCCATTGGTTCTGGAATTCTCCGTTTCTCAAGCTCCGTTACTGTGGAGCACGTTCCGTTCTTGGCTCAAACCGCCTTATCTTTACTTTGTCATAAACGGGATTATAATCACGATTGCGGTTTCGTCACGGTTTCATCAGAACAATGGCGAGAATGAAAAGACGGAGGAGCTGATGCAGCAGCAGCCGAGATCGAAGATCTTGGTGGAACAGCGGCCTGATTTGGAGTACGAGATGAAGAGCAGCTTGGATTTCGATTCGGTGGAAACGGTGGTGTACGAGCAAAAGGAGATAGTACAAGAGGTGGAAACAACGGTTTTTGAGGCGGAGACCAATGTAGCGGTTGTAGATGATGGAGATGGAGGTGACGTGTTTGCTATCTCCAAATCGGAGTGGATTCCTCCTAGGAGAATGGATTCGTCGGAGATTCCGTTGGATGTTCTGTTTCCGGTTGAAAAACCACCTGCTTCTTCTAGATTCGGTCACCGTAAACCTGTTAAAGCCAATCCTGAAGGTATATTTAGCATTTTTCTTCTATCGAATCATTTTTacaatattatcatattttctgAAACAAACATTAACGTTGCTCGGTTAAAATGTCTACATCcagatttaaaattcaaaaaaactcTGAAAAGCAGTTTGGTTCACTCGACGGAGCCTCTCCGTCGGTGTTTCAATTCTTTTACCCATGTTTTCCATGTTCTAACACTTTTCGGAACGAAACTGAGTCGTTTTCGTTTCggtataatttgattttagtccttttactattataaaatttaagatttaatcctttattttaattatatataatttgatcctttatttttataatgatatTAGTTAGTTGAAATTGTTATTTACTCACAAGGTCAAAGTCTTTGGAAAGTTTAgtgaattatgtttaattaataataaatttatagtCATTATTTTAATCCTAGCAACTAGAAGTTTTTCTAATTTGGATTTActaatgaattatattaatttgtattGAAAAgattaaaccttaaatttttaagtagTATACGGGACTAAACTAAAGTTAGACCTTTATTTCTCCTTTATTTCTTCCAAACAGACAAAGTCCGTTCAAAGGTGGCGTCTACTTGACGACGCGCCACTGAATAAGTTCAAAATAGTCCTTTTctaaaaattgattaagaaactaaaatatctaaattacGTAATTAAGAAGAGTAGAATGGTGATCTAATCAAATTAGTTAAATCTGTTCCTAATGCAGGTGGCCGAGCATTGAAAGTGGCGAAGCCCAAACGCCATGAGACACTGGAGAGCACGTGGAAGATGATAACGGAAGGGAGAGCGATGCCATTGACGAGGCACTTGAAGAAGTTGGACACGTTTGAGAATCACGGCCGCGAGATCAACGTGGAGACCATGGCCGACTCGCCGTTGGTGAAGAAATCGGAGACGTTCAGGGACCGGACTAATTACCAGCTTCCACCGAGCTCTTCTCCGGCTTCGGGGAAGCTGAGGAAAGAGCCGTCGCTGAGTCAAGACGAGTTGAACCGTCGAGTGGAAGCGTTCATAAAGAAGTTCAACGAGGAAATGAGATTACAAAGGCAAGAATCACTAAACCAGTATATGGAGATGGTTAACCGTGGATGTTAGCCACTAATTATCGTTTAACCATAGTTTTaaatcatgttttttttaagtaaCAGAAAATATGttcattaatttgttttttaaatatgtttccTCCATTAGGTCTAAAGAAGTTTGTGGAGACTTGGAGttgaaaaatttttgaaaaaatacccaaaaaaaaatgaagaaaaactaAGGGTGTAGATTTTATGGTACAGCTAGTTTTGAGTGGTATTAGAATCATTAATGGTAATTAAAAGTACTGTAAATTAAGGAAATTAgctgtttgtttgtttttgggTTTAACTCATATTTCAATGAAAGAttgatatgtttattaaatCTACGTTATTATTTTCCTCGTTTAATTTATGAGATATTATTAAGGACTGAGATGTGACTTGGTCTGCTCTGCCCTGGTTCTTTCCCTTTTTAAACACtctaatatctaattaaaaataaggttaaattaagttttgaatttgggtgtcaataatttttttttgttaaatttagtaATTGTTTCTATATtgagcttaaattttttttattcactttGAATTTAATGAGGAAACAATTGTCAAGTTGAGGCCTCAATGTAAGAAAAACTATCAAATTTACGACCTACCTTGAACCAAAAAAGAGTTCAGCCCCAATATAAaaaagttgtcaagttcaaaATCTAACGTCAAAACAATTAACAAGTTTAGaacttaatattaaaaaaatcaaaagcaagtTTAAATTCCatatttaacccttaaaaatatgtttataatagTTGAATTGAGGTTTATTTGATTGATTAAGTACTCACTATTTTTCTgttgcattttatttttcttaataaacttttttagaaaaattaatatattgttcAAGACTAATTTTATTAGAGTCGGAATGATAAATATTCAAGTAAAaccttttaataataataacgcAATCCAAATGCTTGAGAAGTTGTCCGCTTCACTTTTTTTCAATCacatattcattaaaattagtatttttgttaaaatacaCCAACTCTAGAAGcaatattataatttcataaggAGCTTATCTATTGCTATATTACATTGTTggcttataatatataaattataaatgaagaTATCTATAATACCAATTgtttgactaaaattttaaataaaatgataaaagctTAGACTTAAAAAAGTTGtcaaattcatatttcaaatgatgatttaatccttttaaatataataattaaatttcaaataagtaatattttttcaatgtttaataCTGAAGGACTTTGAATCGATTTATCTAAAATTGATGATCTAATCGATTAGATCGATAAATTGATAATCGACCAATTTAAGCaccaatctaattttttaaaaaagcattttttaataattacataGTAATGTTAACACCAACATTTCAACCATGGAGTTTGAAGCACCAACAAAGAATTCTAACCACTAAATCCTTTTGGGTGgttgagaaaaatatttaaaataacattttagagaaattaaaacgTAATTAGTttgtcgattgagttttagttcgattggtattgatattattatcaGTATGAATGCGCTAAAACatattatctttctatttaaa
This genomic window from Gossypium raimondii isolate GPD5lz chromosome 10, ASM2569854v1, whole genome shotgun sequence contains:
- the LOC105777902 gene encoding uncharacterized protein LOC105777902 isoform X2; translated protein: MASASTWMLSMKNNGENEKTEELMQQQPRSKILVEQRPDLEYEMKSSLDFDSVETVVYEQKEIVQEVETTVFEAETNVAVVDDGDGGDVFAISKSEWIPPRRMDSSEIPLDVLFPVEKPPASSRFGHRKPVKANPEGGRALKVAKPKRHETLESTWKMITEGRAMPLTRHLKKLDTFENHGREINVETMADSPLVKKSETFRDRTNYQLPPSSSPASGKLRKEPSLSQDELNRRVEAFIKKFNEEMRLQRQESLNQYMEMVNRGC
- the LOC105777902 gene encoding uncharacterized protein LOC105777902 isoform X1 yields the protein MASASTWMLSMKVLFISSGVLSIALGLKLSVPLVLEFSVSQAPLLWSTFRSWLKPPYLYFVINGIIITIAVSSRFHQNNGENEKTEELMQQQPRSKILVEQRPDLEYEMKSSLDFDSVETVVYEQKEIVQEVETTVFEAETNVAVVDDGDGGDVFAISKSEWIPPRRMDSSEIPLDVLFPVEKPPASSRFGHRKPVKANPEGGRALKVAKPKRHETLESTWKMITEGRAMPLTRHLKKLDTFENHGREINVETMADSPLVKKSETFRDRTNYQLPPSSSPASGKLRKEPSLSQDELNRRVEAFIKKFNEEMRLQRQESLNQYMEMVNRGC